A part of Pseudomonas sp. HR96 genomic DNA contains:
- a CDS encoding EthD domain-containing protein, whose translation MITLNSYTTVKRRERVPHEVFAHYWRDVHGPLCARLPGLGLYIQHHFERNQDAHLWPLADGISEIADYELDGGVEIGFSSADDQQRFKAASPILFSDEQNMFDETLAYDLPQGSSTLVNHCADQTHNGPDRLDRIHLHLSAKNTLDDLHGYLQGDFSRLLSAAPGLMKLQLHLCAPFVNDGQRPPSPGVAHTASADRQQLAVVEVAFASPMQRRQFFASGAFLDSQAQQAVHIASLKAFAVSGVYTYVRDGQLTTAGLRGSRAAELIDYLGALNQIEPEVAALMHSGKLAE comes from the coding sequence ATGATCACCCTCAACAGCTACACTACCGTCAAGCGCCGCGAACGCGTGCCCCATGAGGTATTCGCCCACTACTGGCGCGACGTGCACGGGCCATTGTGCGCCCGGCTGCCGGGGCTTGGCCTGTACATCCAGCACCACTTCGAGCGCAATCAGGACGCGCACCTGTGGCCCTTGGCCGACGGCATCAGCGAAATCGCCGACTACGAACTGGACGGCGGAGTCGAGATCGGCTTCAGCTCGGCCGACGACCAGCAACGGTTCAAGGCGGCCAGCCCCATCCTGTTCAGCGACGAACAGAACATGTTCGACGAAACCCTGGCCTACGACCTGCCGCAGGGCTCCAGCACCCTGGTCAACCACTGCGCCGATCAAACCCATAACGGCCCCGATCGGCTCGACCGCATTCACCTGCACCTGAGCGCGAAAAACACTCTGGATGACCTGCACGGCTATCTGCAGGGCGACTTCAGCCGGCTGCTGAGCGCCGCGCCGGGCCTGATGAAGCTGCAGCTGCACCTGTGCGCCCCATTCGTCAACGACGGCCAGCGGCCGCCATCGCCGGGCGTCGCACACACCGCCAGTGCCGACCGCCAGCAACTGGCCGTGGTGGAGGTCGCCTTCGCCTCGCCGATGCAGCGGCGGCAGTTTTTCGCCAGCGGTGCGTTCCTTGATTCGCAGGCGCAACAGGCCGTACACATCGCCAGCCTCAAGGCCTTCGCCGTGTCGGGTGTGTATACCTACGTACGCGACGGCCAGCTGACCACCGCCGGGCTGCGAGGTAGCCGGGCGGCGGAACTGATCGACTACCTGGGCGCGCTCAATCAGATCGAGCCCGAGGTCGCCGCCCTGATGCACAGCGGCAAGCTGGCCGAGTGA
- a CDS encoding type II toxin-antitoxin system HigB family toxin has protein sequence MRVTTVARIREAQAKWPYCSTALISWDDQIRLNNPQNFAQMKSIFPATDLVGEFHVFDIGGNKIRLIAGVAYSTQQVFIKHVLNHAQYDRNNRKV, from the coding sequence ATGCGAGTGACCACGGTCGCGCGGATCAGGGAGGCTCAGGCGAAATGGCCCTATTGCTCAACCGCTCTCATCAGTTGGGATGACCAAATCCGACTGAATAACCCGCAGAATTTTGCGCAGATGAAATCGATTTTTCCCGCAACCGATCTAGTGGGCGAATTCCATGTTTTCGATATCGGCGGCAACAAGATCCGCCTGATTGCCGGGGTTGCGTACTCGACACAGCAGGTCTTCATAAAGCACGTACTCAACCACGCGCAATACGACAGAAACAACCGGAAGGTATAG
- the aroD gene encoding type I 3-dehydroquinate dehydratase has translation MQRREFLIKTGLAAATVPLSDVLLAAPEPGQPAPPNSTPRATAILQIKDLEIGKGAPKIIASITASSADQALQQADAIARSGQVDLAELRMDYLPNPGDHAAMLDLIGRVTYSLQGKPLLATWRSQQEGGKQPLSDDEYFALYRAIVEGASVDLIDLEMSKPEAQVTALVDAAHGRDIAVILSNHDFNATPQQAVIVERLRRQQALGADILKIATMPNSPADVLTLMAASQEMFTRYAERPLLTMSMGPLGVTSRVAGQLTGSALTYASVGQASAPGQLQADSVRSVLQIIDQGSRA, from the coding sequence ATGCAGCGCCGCGAATTTCTCATCAAGACCGGCCTGGCCGCCGCCACCGTCCCGCTCTCCGACGTCCTGCTCGCCGCCCCCGAACCTGGCCAGCCTGCGCCACCCAACAGCACCCCGCGCGCAACCGCCATCCTGCAGATCAAGGACCTGGAAATCGGCAAGGGCGCGCCGAAGATCATCGCCTCGATCACTGCCAGCAGCGCCGACCAGGCGCTGCAGCAGGCCGATGCCATCGCCAGGTCCGGCCAGGTCGACCTGGCCGAGCTGCGTATGGACTACCTGCCCAACCCCGGTGACCACGCCGCCATGCTCGACCTCATTGGCCGCGTGACCTACAGCCTGCAAGGCAAGCCGCTGCTGGCGACCTGGCGCAGCCAGCAGGAGGGTGGCAAGCAGCCGTTGAGCGACGACGAGTATTTCGCGCTGTACCGGGCCATTGTCGAAGGAGCCAGCGTCGATCTGATCGACTTGGAGATGAGCAAGCCTGAAGCGCAGGTCACCGCGCTGGTGGACGCGGCCCACGGCCGCGATATCGCGGTGATCCTATCCAACCACGACTTCAACGCCACCCCGCAGCAGGCGGTGATCGTCGAGCGCCTGCGGCGCCAGCAGGCGCTGGGGGCGGATATTCTGAAGATTGCGACCATGCCCAACAGCCCGGCCGACGTGCTGACGTTGATGGCGGCCAGCCAAGAGATGTTTACCCGCTACGCCGAGCGGCCCTTGCTGACCATGTCGATGGGGCCGCTGGGGGTCACTTCACGGGTGGCGGGGCAGTTGACCGGTTCGGCGCTGACCTACGCCAGCGTCGGTCAGGCGTCCGCCCCGGGGCAGTTGCAGGCGGACTCGGTGCGCTCGGTGCTGCAGATCATCGACCAGGGTTCGCGGGCTTGA
- a CDS encoding sugar phosphate isomerase/epimerase family protein, with amino-acid sequence MHRLAISQITTAPLTLGEDLALCQRLGCGLEIAEKKLSRDPGQARDQLAMIKDSGVPITSIQPRTLTLFPSASAKEPAEPQARLELLAASVELFAPYWPGLALLSNTGADPEGNEAKVWDGCLEHYASLARHAASHGMRIALEALGPSLMNRNSILFSFSQAQEMVRAVDHPHLGLCLDLYNSWQDPALLSSISADQLFIVQVADWRRPRSLHDRRALGDGELALAPLLGSLANAGYDGDYVLEIFSEGVADSLWRDKPTLMAAVERSAEIFNTLAWSIDS; translated from the coding sequence ATGCACAGACTCGCCATCAGCCAGATCACCACTGCCCCGCTCACCCTCGGCGAAGACCTCGCCCTGTGCCAGCGCCTGGGCTGCGGCCTGGAGATCGCCGAAAAAAAGCTGTCCCGGGATCCTGGCCAAGCGCGCGATCAACTGGCGATGATCAAGGACAGCGGCGTGCCGATCACCTCGATCCAGCCACGCACCCTGACCCTCTTCCCGTCAGCCTCGGCCAAGGAACCTGCCGAACCCCAGGCGCGCCTGGAATTGCTGGCCGCCTCGGTCGAGCTGTTTGCACCCTATTGGCCAGGGCTGGCGCTGCTCAGCAACACCGGCGCCGACCCCGAGGGCAATGAGGCAAAAGTCTGGGACGGCTGCCTCGAACACTACGCCAGCCTCGCCCGCCACGCCGCCAGCCACGGCATGCGCATCGCCTTGGAAGCCCTTGGCCCGTCGCTGATGAACCGCAACTCGATCCTGTTCAGCTTCAGCCAGGCGCAGGAGATGGTGCGCGCCGTCGACCACCCGCACCTGGGCCTGTGCCTGGACCTCTACAACAGCTGGCAGGACCCTGCCCTGCTCTCTTCCATCAGCGCCGATCAGCTGTTCATCGTGCAAGTGGCCGACTGGCGCCGGCCGCGCTCGCTGCACGACCGGCGCGCCCTGGGCGACGGCGAGCTGGCCCTGGCGCCCTTGCTGGGTAGCCTGGCGAACGCTGGCTACGACGGCGACTACGTGCTGGAGATTTTCTCCGAGGGCGTTGCCGACTCGCTGTGGCGCGACAAGCCGACGCTGATGGCTGCCGTCGAGCGCAGCGCCGAAATTTTCAACACACTGGCCTGGAGCATCGACTCATGA
- a CDS encoding DNA methylase — MKKSEITARELGLDPASHHEPDLFAWLIASFLFGKRIQQDIAKAAFEVIVRKHQVDSVAKMASCSHRQLVAMLGEGRYARYDESTATRLAALGQGLQREYHGKVGELLRHSTDRADCARRLQAYAGIGPKTAQIFLREAWPD; from the coding sequence ATGAAGAAATCGGAAATCACGGCGCGCGAGTTGGGCCTCGACCCGGCCAGTCACCACGAACCCGACCTGTTCGCCTGGCTGATCGCCAGTTTTCTGTTCGGCAAGCGCATCCAGCAGGACATCGCCAAGGCGGCGTTCGAGGTGATAGTGCGCAAGCACCAGGTCGACAGCGTGGCCAAAATGGCCAGCTGCAGCCACCGCCAACTGGTGGCCATGCTCGGCGAGGGGCGTTACGCGCGCTATGACGAATCCACCGCCACGCGCCTGGCGGCCTTGGGCCAAGGGCTGCAGCGGGAGTATCACGGCAAGGTCGGCGAGCTGCTCAGGCACAGCACCGACCGGGCCGACTGCGCCCGGCGGCTGCAGGCGTATGCCGGCATCGGGCCGAAGACGGCGCAGATCTTCTTGCGTGAGGCTTGGCCGGACTAG
- a CDS encoding glycoside hydrolase family 108 protein has translation MANFDEAIPKTLAREGGARYTETPGDAGGATRYGISKRAYPSLDIRNLTEQQATAIYQRDYWDPLCGNSILSQAIAENLFDTAVNMGVSRAVKLAQVTLGEHPVDGCMSPTTLTAINRCVVETFLTDYTLAKVMRYVGLCNRNRSQDRFLLGWLNRALGAA, from the coding sequence ATGGCGAACTTCGACGAAGCAATCCCCAAGACCCTGGCCCGCGAGGGCGGCGCCCGCTACACCGAAACCCCGGGCGATGCCGGCGGCGCGACCCGGTACGGCATCTCCAAGCGCGCCTACCCGTCGCTGGACATCAGGAACCTGACCGAACAACAAGCCACCGCCATTTACCAGCGCGATTACTGGGACCCGCTCTGTGGCAACAGCATCCTCTCCCAGGCCATTGCCGAGAACCTGTTCGATACGGCGGTAAACATGGGTGTCAGCCGCGCGGTGAAGTTGGCCCAGGTCACCCTGGGTGAGCATCCTGTCGACGGCTGCATGTCGCCGACGACGCTGACGGCCATCAATCGATGCGTGGTGGAGACCTTTCTGACCGACTACACCCTGGCCAAGGTCATGCGCTACGTCGGCCTGTGCAACCGCAATCGCTCGCAGGACAGGTTCCTGCTGGGCTGGCTCAACCGCGCCCTGGGAGCAGCATGA
- a CDS encoding substrate-binding periplasmic protein, which translates to MRLASSALALLLTSCALAAEPALRFSIAQSWTMPLVQVDDGQAHGGILYDLMSSLARQVGVPAEFYVIPRKRLQAAMENGQIDVRCYAAQSWLPNLSGDYIWSIPVMQQRDILVAQVGDDAPVDISRLKDEKIGTVLGFIYPILQPGFDKGLLQRDDARNQYQVLEKLLAHRYRYAASNELTVNWLNHQLPPAQQLHEVAEIQDLQLGCYVRNDPAVPVQRVLRTLLRMKMSGEVDDLVRHYNGLPVGQSR; encoded by the coding sequence ATGCGACTAGCTTCAAGTGCTCTGGCACTGCTGTTGACAAGCTGCGCACTGGCCGCCGAACCGGCGCTGCGTTTTTCCATCGCGCAGAGCTGGACCATGCCACTGGTGCAGGTCGACGACGGTCAGGCGCACGGCGGCATCCTTTATGACCTGATGAGCAGCCTGGCGCGCCAGGTGGGCGTGCCCGCCGAGTTCTACGTCATCCCGCGCAAGCGCCTGCAGGCGGCGATGGAAAACGGCCAGATCGACGTGCGCTGCTACGCCGCCCAGTCATGGCTGCCGAACCTGTCCGGCGACTACATCTGGAGCATCCCGGTGATGCAGCAGCGCGACATCCTCGTCGCCCAGGTCGGCGACGACGCGCCGGTGGACATCAGCCGGCTCAAGGACGAAAAGATCGGTACCGTGCTGGGTTTCATCTATCCGATACTGCAGCCGGGCTTCGATAAAGGGCTGCTGCAACGCGACGACGCACGCAACCAGTATCAGGTGCTGGAAAAACTCCTGGCTCACCGTTATCGCTATGCGGCCAGCAACGAACTGACCGTCAACTGGCTCAACCACCAGTTGCCCCCCGCCCAACAATTGCATGAAGTGGCCGAGATCCAGGACCTGCAACTGGGTTGCTACGTGCGCAATGACCCGGCGGTGCCCGTGCAGCGCGTGCTGCGCACCCTGTTGCGGATGAAAATGTCCGGCGAGGTCGACGACCTGGTGCGCCACTACAACGGCCTGCCGGTAGGCCAGAGCCGCTAG
- a CDS encoding helix-turn-helix domain-containing protein: MSALVEQAKEHWPYPAPLLSPPTNEIQYNTLVEALDEIQAISGYDCGHPLDGLADAIALLIEAYDLRTHPMRRASGIEVLRSFMEEHQLTQGDLPELGNQSTVSQLLAGKRKLSVRQVQDLAKRFGVTAETFLG, encoded by the coding sequence ATGTCTGCTCTGGTAGAACAAGCCAAAGAACATTGGCCGTATCCGGCTCCGCTGCTGAGCCCACCCACCAACGAAATCCAATACAACACCCTGGTAGAGGCGCTGGACGAGATTCAAGCCATATCGGGGTACGATTGCGGCCATCCGCTGGATGGTCTGGCAGATGCTATCGCGCTACTGATCGAGGCCTACGACCTGCGCACGCACCCGATGCGCCGAGCCTCAGGGATAGAGGTGCTTCGGTCGTTCATGGAAGAACATCAGCTGACGCAAGGAGACCTGCCAGAGCTGGGGAATCAGTCGACGGTTTCGCAGTTGTTGGCGGGTAAGCGCAAGCTGAGTGTGCGGCAGGTGCAGGATTTGGCGAAGCGGTTTGGGGTGACGGCGGAGACGTTTTTGGGGTGA
- a CDS encoding 3TM-type holin codes for MSVVSNALAAGDGGKNTVVNAVEKFVDSPAEQADWRIELDKAAQQRDLAQVEINKIEAANPDWFVAGWRPAIGWVCAAGLGYQFVLDPLLVWLFPGHPAVHLDASQLYSLTAGMLGIAGMRSFDKLKGKATRHIGGNTTSKSVTVTQAPAD; via the coding sequence ATGAGCGTCGTCAGCAACGCCCTGGCGGCCGGGGATGGCGGAAAAAACACGGTGGTCAACGCCGTCGAGAAATTCGTCGACAGCCCGGCCGAGCAGGCCGACTGGCGGATCGAGCTGGACAAGGCCGCCCAGCAGCGCGACTTGGCCCAGGTCGAGATCAACAAGATCGAAGCGGCCAATCCGGATTGGTTCGTCGCCGGCTGGCGACCGGCGATCGGCTGGGTCTGCGCGGCGGGGCTGGGCTACCAATTTGTGCTCGACCCGCTGCTGGTCTGGCTGTTTCCGGGCCACCCTGCAGTGCATCTGGACGCTTCGCAGCTGTATTCGTTGACGGCCGGCATGCTGGGCATCGCCGGCATGCGCTCGTTCGACAAGCTCAAGGGCAAGGCGACCAGGCATATCGGGGGCAATACGACGAGCAAGTCGGTCACGGTGACCCAAGCGCCAGCTGACTAG